The sequence below is a genomic window from Methylotuvimicrobium alcaliphilum 20Z.
CGCATCCGTATATTACGACGGACTATTCCGAAGCCTTGCTCGAGTTCATCACGCCGCCGTTTAAGGATATCAAAGAAACGCTGAATTATTTAAACACGATTCATCAATTCGTTTACGATCATCTCGACGGCGAAATCCTGTTGGCCGCGAGCATGCCGTGCGGCATCGACGGCGACGAAAGCGTACCGATCGCCGAATACGGCAGCTCCAATATCGGCCGCATGAAACACATTTACCGCCGAGGACTTTGGTACCGCTACGGCCGGACCATGCAGGCCATTGCCGGTATTCATTTTAACTATTCGGTGCCGGAAGTTTTGTGGAGCAAACTACGCGACTTGGAAAAATCATCGTCGAGCCTCGATCAATATATCGCGGACGGCTATTTCGGCATGATCAGAAACCTGCACCGCCAGGGCTGGCTGGTCTTGTATCTGTTCGGCGCGTCGCCAGCGATATGTAAAAAGTTTTTCAAAAGCCGCCCGCACATGATGGCACAATTCGACGAGTTCGACCGCCATACCTTATACCACCCTTACGCCACTTCGCTCAGAATGAGCGACATCGGCTATAAGAGCAAAAATCAGGCTTCGCTGCAAATCGACTACAACTCGTTGACCGGTTATGTCGACAGCCTAAGCCAAGCCATCAACACGCCCTACCCGGACTATGAAAAAATAGGCGTCAAGGTCGACGGCGAATACCGGCAGTTAAACAGCAACATTTTACAAATCGAAAACGAATTTTACAGTACCGTCAGACCCAAGCAAATCGCTAACTCCTGCGAAAAGCCGACTCTAGCGCTCAAACGCCGTGGGGTTCGCTATATCGAATTACGATCGTTGGATCTGGACTTGTTTAGCCCCCTTGGCATACAAGATGAAACCGCGCATTTCATCGAAGCCTTCATGCTGACTTGTCTACTGCAAGACAGCCCGCCCAACGATTCGCGACAGTTCATTCTCAATAATGCCAATCAGCTTGCAGTTGCCCATCTCGGCCGTCAACCCGGCCTCGTACTCGATAAACTCGACCAAAGAATTTCGCTTAAAGATTGGGCCGAAGAAATCCTCGCCGACATGGAACCGGTTTGCACGCTTTTGGACGATGACAATTCCGAAAAACCTTATAGCGCTGCCTTAGCAGCCCAAAGAAAAGCCATCGAAAACCCGGACTTGACGCCGTCCGCAAGAATTTTACGCGGCATGGGCGAAACACAAATGCCGTTTGCAACCTACGCACTGAAAACCTCGGTCGAACATGCCAAAAACTTTCGCAGCCAAAAGCTGGATGAGCAAAATACCCGTGCCTTCCAGGAAATGGCAAAAGAGTCTATCGCCAAACAGCTCGAAAAGGAACAAAGCGACGACTTATCTTTCGACGAGTTTTTAGCACATTATTTTTCACAACACTAACCGGAATTTAACCCAAAAAATCTATCATGACCTCATTCGATATTGCCGCCCTGCAGGCCGAACTGCAGGGACAAAAACCCCGAAAAATTCTTAAGGCCGCGCTGGAACAATTCGATAATATCGCGATTTCGTTCAGCGGCGCCGAAGATGTGGTTTTGATCGACATGGCCGTCAAAATACGCCCCGACATTCAAGTCTTCAGCCTGGATACCGGGCGCCTGCATCCCGAGACTTATCGCTTCATTGAAAAAGTGCGCGAACATTACGGTATTCCAATCGAATTGTTGACGCCGGATCATGCCATCTTGGACGAGATGGTTAAGACCAAGGGCTTGTTCAGCTTTTATCGCGACGGTCATCAAGAATGCTGCGGCATCCGCAAAGTAGACTCACTAAAACGCAAACTCGCGGGTCTCGATGCTTGGATCACCGGCCAGCGCAAGGATCAAAGCGTCGGTACGCGCCAAGACCTGCCCGAAATACAAATCGACACGGCTTTTTCAACACCCGAACATCAATTGATCAAATTCAATCCGTTGGCTAACTGGAGCTCTGCGCAGGTTTGGGATCATATCGAAGCCTATCAAGTCCCCTACAACGAACTGCACGAAAAAGGCTTCATCAGCATCGGCTGCGAACCCTGCACAAGACCGGTACTGCCGAATCAACACGAACGCGCCGGACGCTGGTGGTGGGAAGATGCCACGAAGAAAGAATGCGGCTTGCACGCCGCGAACTTGGACCGGCAAGAATAACACTGGGTTCAGCGCGTCCCTTGAATACGCCCGTGTAGACTTGGCGGCGGCGACTGATTGCCATCGATGGCATGAATGCAGATTTTTGCAGGAGCAAAAATCTGCCCTGCCGCCGACACCAGCCAAGCGAGTAACCGGCCCCTCCTAAAATAGGAAAGTTATTTGCGTCCAAACCTTTATACTCATCGCAGATCAAAATTCGGCGCCGGGGTGCCCGTCAAAGGACACCGTGAATACGTCCATGTAGGCTCTATGCCAGCCCCATGCTGGCAAAGCCTTTGTCGAGCCCCCCGGTGCCTCCTTAGTCACCTGCCGAATTTTGAAGTACGAAAGGTATAATTACAATGACGCTTGAGTTTCTTCTAAATACTTCCGGTATTTGATTGAAAGCTTAACCCCGGCAAAACGGCCGGCCATTCTGATTAATTCGTCCGTTTTTTTATCGAAAGTCAATTTCACGACGCTCAAGGCACGATCTTCATAACCTTTTTTTATGCCCATCGTCTCGAGTAAAAAATGATAAAGATAGATTTCTTGTTCATCGCTCTCGTCGATGATTTCCAGTGGTTCGCCAAGCTCTGCAATGACCGATTCTTTTTTCGGTAACGATGCGGCAATTTTTTCGATATGGTCGGCACTCGCCCGCATTTGTTTATCGCCTTCATTTATTTCGGCACCGGCCAGCGATCTCAAGGAAACTTCTAAAAATTCCGCCGGAGCAATACGCAAAAACAACTCTGAAAACGTCCACGCAATCAGACGATTCTCCTTGTTGAAGTCGAGATTGAAAAAGAATTTGACTTCAGGAAGTATCGGTTTTTGATTCCTGTCGACTTTATGAAACCAATAACTCCAACGCCTTCCCTCTCCTAACGGATCAGAATAACTCGGCCGCAAACCCGATAGCGAGACGAAGTCGTCGCTATACATGATTGGATTTTTGAATTGCAAGGTAAAATCATCGGTATTCGCCACCGCAAAATTCCGATCGAATTGATCCAATTGACGGTAAGTTTGAAACGCCCGCCACCAGTACATACATCCGGTTAAAGTAAAGCACAAAATCAGCACAAGTATCCGGCTGAACCATAATTTGAACGTTTTATTACTCATCATCAATGCCTCGTATCTGTTGCGTTAGTCACTGCGATGTCGGCAAACAAACCTTCGACATCTATACGGTCGAATGAATAATTTTGTCCACAGAATTCGCAATTGACTTCTATATCGCCTCGAGTCTGCAAAATATCCTCGAGTTCTTCCCTTCCCAGGGAACGCAATGTGTTTTCGATTTTGTTTCGTGAACAAGCGCAACGAAACTCGACCGATTCGGAGTCGAGTACTCTGACTTTTTCCTGGTTAAACAATCGATATAAGAGCGGCTCGCAATCCAGTTCCAATAATTCGCGATCAGTCACCGTTTGAGCCAACATTTCGATACGCGCCCAGTCTTCCTTGTCACCCTTCCGACTCGGCAATTCCTGCAACAATAAACCTGCTGCTTGATGTTGATCCGCAACCAACCAAACTCGAGTATTTAATTGTTCGGATTGACTGAAATAAGTCTCCAACGCTTCACCGAGATTTCGTCCCGCTAATGGAACCACCCCTTGATAGGGCGAACTATTTTCACTCTCGATCGTTAATATTAATTGTCCTTGTCCATACATTTGCTCGAACGAAGCGCTATCGACATCCTCGTTACAGCGAACCAAACCGCGAATATTTCTTTCATCCGAGGATTGAGCCACCAACGTTCTGATAACACCGGTTCCTTGAGCCTGCAAAATCATCGAGCCTTTAAATTTTACAATGGCGGACAACATAGTTACGGCGGCCAACGCTTGACCCAACTGCTCCATAATAAACGGCGAAGCCTGCTGGTGTGCTATCGATTGACGCCAGCTTTCATTTAGCTTAACCCACTCGCCTCTAACACCCAGGTCTTCGAATATAAAACGACGTAATTGATCTTGTTCTTTCATGTTTTAATCATTTCATTAAATAAAGGTTATTATAAGGCATAGTTTTACTTAGGCTATGTATGCGGTAATAGTGTAACTATTCAGTCCCCCGGCAATTATCGTTCCCATGCTCTGCATGGGAATGCCTGAGTACCGCTCCAGCGGTACGAGACGCTAGAGCGTCTCGGGCGGCATTCCCACGCTGGAGCATTGGGGAACGATAAGGGGTGTGAATAATTACTTCGAGATTGGTGTAGTATTCACTTCAACTATTAACGCGAACATAGCTTTTATACTTAATCTCATTTAAACAGCCACTGAACCACCGGTATTCGTAATGATCTTTAGCCATAAAAAAACCGTCATGGCCCCCCCGTCACAAGCCCTACCCGGCCGAGAAACTCCCATTAACGTGACTCCGAATCATTTTGTCACCGGGCACACGATCGTTCCGCCTTTTCCCGATCACTTAGCTCTTGCACTATTCGGCATGGGCTGCTTTTGGGGAGCCGAACGAAAATTCTGGCAATGTCATGGAGTTTACAGTACTGCGGTCGGCTATAGCGGCGGCTATACCCCTAACCCAAGCTACGAGGAAGTCTGCACCGGCCACACCGGTCACAGCGAAGTCGTTCGAGTGGTCTTCGATCCAAAACTCATAACTTATGAGCACCTATTGAAACTATTTTGGGAATCTCATAATCCGACTCAAGGCATGCGTCAAGGTAACGATATCGGAACACAATATCGCTCGGGTATTTATTTTTACTCAACGGAACAGGAAGAAGCCGCATGCCGGTCGCAAAAATACTATCAACAGCGATTATCAAACAACGGCCACGACCCGATTAGTACCGAAATATTACCGGCCGACATTTTTTATTATGCCGAGGACTATCATCAACAATACCTGGCCAAAAACCCGGGCGGTTATTGCGGATTGGGCGGCTTAGGGGTTAGCTACGATTAGCATGGAATAGCAGCCAACGAGCTACAATCGCTTTTCGGCAGGCAAAAAAAAGCGGTTTAAAAAAACCGCTCAAGAAGATATTTAGGAAGGATATATAACGCAACTTTCAGCTTTGAGATTTAAAGTAAAACCTCAAAAGTTAG
It includes:
- the msrA gene encoding peptide-methionine (S)-S-oxide reductase MsrA, producing MIFSHKKTVMAPPSQALPGRETPINVTPNHFVTGHTIVPPFPDHLALALFGMGCFWGAERKFWQCHGVYSTAVGYSGGYTPNPSYEEVCTGHTGHSEVVRVVFDPKLITYEHLLKLFWESHNPTQGMRQGNDIGTQYRSGIYFYSTEQEEAACRSQKYYQQRLSNNGHDPISTEILPADIFYYAEDYHQQYLAKNPGGYCGLGGLGVSYD
- a CDS encoding phosphoadenylyl-sulfate reductase; its protein translation is MTSFDIAALQAELQGQKPRKILKAALEQFDNIAISFSGAEDVVLIDMAVKIRPDIQVFSLDTGRLHPETYRFIEKVREHYGIPIELLTPDHAILDEMVKTKGLFSFYRDGHQECCGIRKVDSLKRKLAGLDAWITGQRKDQSVGTRQDLPEIQIDTAFSTPEHQLIKFNPLANWSSAQVWDHIEAYQVPYNELHEKGFISIGCEPCTRPVLPNQHERAGRWWWEDATKKECGLHAANLDRQE
- the hslO gene encoding Hsp33 family molecular chaperone HslO; its protein translation is MKEQDQLRRFIFEDLGVRGEWVKLNESWRQSIAHQQASPFIMEQLGQALAAVTMLSAIVKFKGSMILQAQGTGVIRTLVAQSSDERNIRGLVRCNEDVDSASFEQMYGQGQLILTIESENSSPYQGVVPLAGRNLGEALETYFSQSEQLNTRVWLVADQHQAAGLLLQELPSRKGDKEDWARIEMLAQTVTDRELLELDCEPLLYRLFNQEKVRVLDSESVEFRCACSRNKIENTLRSLGREELEDILQTRGDIEVNCEFCGQNYSFDRIDVEGLFADIAVTNATDTRH
- the gshA gene encoding glutamate--cysteine ligase, giving the protein MTQLHHRLPARFNLLVDNGFENLLKNGLKGIEKESLRIAKNGVIAHTPHPSFLGSALTHPYITTDYSEALLEFITPPFKDIKETLNYLNTIHQFVYDHLDGEILLAASMPCGIDGDESVPIAEYGSSNIGRMKHIYRRGLWYRYGRTMQAIAGIHFNYSVPEVLWSKLRDLEKSSSSLDQYIADGYFGMIRNLHRQGWLVLYLFGASPAICKKFFKSRPHMMAQFDEFDRHTLYHPYATSLRMSDIGYKSKNQASLQIDYNSLTGYVDSLSQAINTPYPDYEKIGVKVDGEYRQLNSNILQIENEFYSTVRPKQIANSCEKPTLALKRRGVRYIELRSLDLDLFSPLGIQDETAHFIEAFMLTCLLQDSPPNDSRQFILNNANQLAVAHLGRQPGLVLDKLDQRISLKDWAEEILADMEPVCTLLDDDNSEKPYSAALAAQRKAIENPDLTPSARILRGMGETQMPFATYALKTSVEHAKNFRSQKLDEQNTRAFQEMAKESIAKQLEKEQSDDLSFDEFLAHYFSQH